A region of Gracilinanus agilis isolate LMUSP501 chromosome 3, AgileGrace, whole genome shotgun sequence DNA encodes the following proteins:
- the LOC123239420 gene encoding basic proline-rich protein-like: MPFPDFFLVLAPPHCGCLKACWEAPVGRLCSWKAHSCGSWTFAGCTSGKSPHLRAPPPEGPPCGPSREPAARGNGPRDPEAPLPGSNSPWMGPACFLDLLRPAIHSPFPLSPAPSAGPSASPDEDTDLELLFFTQKSLTS, encoded by the exons atgccgtTTCCTGACTTCTTCCTAGTCTTGGCTCCTCCCCACTGTGGCTGCCTTAAGGCATGCTGGGAAGCTCCTGTGGGCCGTCTCTGCTCCTGGAAGGCACACAGTTGTGGTTCTTGGACCTTTGCTgg gTGCACAAGCGGGAAGTCTCCCCACCTCCGGGCTCCACCCCCTGAAGGACCCCCGTGTGGCCCCAGCAGAGAGCCCGCAGCCAGAGGGAATGGCCCCCGGGACCCCGAGGCCCCCCTCCCAG GCTCAAACAGCCCCTGGATGGGCCCAGCTTGTTTCCTGGATCTCCTCAGGCCAGCCATTCACTCGCCATTCCCGCTGAGCCCGGCTCCCTCTGCAGGGCCTTCAGCTTCCCCAGATGAGGACACAGACCTGGAGCTCTTATTCTTCACACAGAAGTCTTTGACGTCATGA